In Polyangiaceae bacterium, a genomic segment contains:
- a CDS encoding AgmX/PglI C-terminal domain-containing protein codes for MQACTVTQLTTGLVLVALFSFGGCAEKQPPPAAAPPPATTTAETPTAAGGDDTGGDDTGGDDTGGDDTGGDDTGGDAETRTTEVIRQVVLANRKPFRDCYEKGKKDLPTLTGTMTLHFTLDPEGKVKSAELNQERSDLKSPTVVNCALAELKKLKFPASSRGMETTVNYPFDFKP; via the coding sequence ATGCAGGCCTGCACCGTCACTCAGCTCACCACCGGCTTGGTTCTCGTCGCGCTGTTCAGCTTCGGCGGGTGTGCGGAGAAGCAACCTCCACCGGCAGCTGCTCCCCCTCCCGCTACCACCACCGCGGAGACGCCAACGGCTGCCGGAGGCGATGACACGGGGGGCGACGATACGGGGGGTGACGACACGGGCGGCGACGACACGGGCGGCGACGACACGGGCGGCGACGCAGAGACGCGCACCACCGAGGTCATCCGCCAAGTGGTGCTCGCCAACCGCAAGCCCTTCCGCGACTGCTACGAGAAGGGAAAGAAGGACCTTCCTACCCTCACCGGCACCATGACGCTGCACTTCACCCTCGACCCGGAGGGCAAGGTGAAGAGCGCGGAGCTCAACCAAGAGCGCAGTGATCTGAAATCGCCCACGGTGGTCAACTGCGCCCTGGCGGAGCTGAAGAAGCTCAAGTTCCCCGCTTCTTCCCGGGGAATGGAAACGACGGTCAACTACCCGTTCGATTTCAAGCCGTGA
- a CDS encoding HNH endonuclease, which produces MLNLYFAPVSVTTARRAIVLLFGGSARALDEAGETHDFLRWRHMPVRDLDDALPIVGGALRVPRVLHLVRYDRAPRPVVRLTRRNVMLRDQHTCQYCGRRPGVRDLNLDHVLPRSRGGADSWENLVTSCRSCNLRKGRRTPDEAGMRLLHMPHRPRWSMTAQILLTERKPFSEWEPFLKAG; this is translated from the coding sequence CTGCTCAACTTGTACTTTGCACCGGTGAGCGTCACGACGGCGCGGCGAGCCATCGTTCTGCTGTTCGGAGGTTCGGCCCGGGCCCTGGACGAGGCCGGCGAAACCCACGATTTCCTTCGCTGGCGCCACATGCCGGTGCGCGATCTGGACGACGCGCTGCCCATCGTCGGAGGCGCGCTGCGGGTACCGCGGGTCCTGCACTTGGTCCGCTACGACCGTGCGCCCCGACCAGTGGTGCGGCTGACGCGGCGCAACGTCATGTTGCGGGACCAGCACACCTGTCAGTACTGCGGCCGGCGGCCCGGGGTTCGGGATCTGAATTTGGATCATGTCCTGCCCCGTTCCCGCGGCGGCGCCGACAGCTGGGAGAATCTGGTGACCTCGTGTCGCTCGTGCAATCTGCGCAAGGGACGCCGCACGCCGGACGAGGCGGGAATGCGGCTGCTCCACATGCCCCATCGGCCGCGCTGGTCGATGACCGCACAGATCCTGCTCACGGAGCGGAAGCCCTTCAGCGAGTGGGAACCGTTCCTGAAAGCCGGCTGA
- the coaD gene encoding pantetheine-phosphate adenylyltransferase, with the protein MGASHIAIYAGSFDPPTYGHLDLVERAANLFPKVIVALGRHPSKTPCFTTDQRLALLREICSPYPNVEVDSFDGLLIDYGTRIGARVIVRGLRAGTDFEYELQIAHANADLRPDIDTVFLPTRTNYGFISASLVREIAMHGGDISRYAPPKVCEALRQRFKKD; encoded by the coding sequence ATGGGTGCGAGCCACATCGCGATCTACGCGGGTAGCTTCGACCCGCCCACCTACGGCCATCTCGATCTCGTCGAACGCGCGGCGAACCTCTTTCCCAAGGTGATCGTCGCGCTCGGGCGCCATCCGTCCAAGACACCGTGCTTCACGACGGATCAGCGACTGGCTTTGCTGCGCGAGATCTGCTCGCCGTACCCGAACGTGGAAGTCGATTCCTTCGACGGGCTGCTCATCGACTACGGGACGCGCATTGGCGCTCGCGTCATCGTGCGCGGCCTGCGCGCTGGGACGGACTTCGAGTACGAGCTGCAGATCGCTCACGCGAACGCGGATCTGCGACCCGACATCGACACAGTGTTCCTGCCGACCCGCACGAACTACGGTTTCATCTCCGCCTCCCTGGTCCGGGAGATCGCGATGCATGGCGGCGATATCAGCCGCTACGCGCCGCCCAAGGTCTGCGAAGCGCTGCGCCAGCGTTTCAAGAAGGACTGA
- a CDS encoding site-2 protease family protein, producing the protein MSDRLGSFPPPSSPILVQREEPAPRESEIPEPEEPSFDWRTNALLFALTVLSVFFVGRSWTATDGTQGLASWASAWTFAVPLLAILLSHEFGHYIAARIHRVPASLPYFLPLPVLNPFGTLGAVIIMPRRIRSANALLDIGAAGPLAGMVVAIPVMLYGLSLSHLGPVGGGDGTYIQEGQSLLYWGLKALVFGHIPANMDVQLHPTALAAWVGFLITFLNLIPVGQLDGGHVAYSLFGQRQNRFARWLKFAPVLLLIYNFVLHMLPALRQAAAGGISSTPIQVWMPGISSVMNWFFLALLIFFMGRAGGGKHPPVDETHAELSPVRKVVAVVTLLLFVALFMPSPWVVY; encoded by the coding sequence ATGAGCGATCGCCTCGGAAGCTTCCCGCCGCCATCGTCACCTATCCTGGTGCAACGCGAAGAGCCCGCACCGCGTGAGAGCGAGATCCCGGAGCCCGAGGAGCCGTCCTTCGACTGGCGCACGAACGCGCTGCTCTTCGCCCTCACGGTGCTGAGCGTCTTCTTCGTCGGCCGCAGCTGGACCGCCACCGATGGCACTCAGGGTCTGGCCTCTTGGGCCAGCGCCTGGACCTTCGCCGTTCCCCTGCTCGCGATCTTGCTGTCCCACGAGTTCGGGCACTACATCGCCGCGCGCATCCACCGCGTGCCGGCTTCGCTGCCGTACTTCCTGCCACTGCCGGTGCTCAACCCCTTCGGCACGCTGGGCGCGGTGATCATCATGCCGCGACGCATCCGTTCCGCGAACGCGCTGCTCGACATCGGCGCCGCGGGTCCCCTCGCCGGCATGGTGGTGGCCATCCCAGTGATGCTCTACGGCCTGTCCCTCTCCCACCTGGGGCCCGTCGGAGGCGGAGACGGCACCTACATCCAAGAGGGGCAAAGCCTCCTGTACTGGGGGCTCAAGGCGCTCGTCTTCGGTCACATCCCAGCCAACATGGACGTGCAACTGCACCCCACGGCGCTGGCCGCGTGGGTCGGCTTCCTGATCACCTTCCTGAATCTCATTCCCGTCGGCCAGCTCGACGGCGGACACGTCGCCTACTCCCTCTTCGGCCAACGGCAGAACCGCTTCGCTCGCTGGCTGAAGTTCGCGCCGGTGCTCCTGCTCATTTACAACTTCGTCCTGCACATGCTGCCCGCGCTGCGCCAGGCCGCAGCCGGCGGCATCTCGAGCACGCCAATTCAAGTCTGGATGCCCGGCATCAGCTCGGTGATGAACTGGTTCTTCCTCGCCCTGCTCATCTTCTTCATGGGCCGCGCGGGGGGCGGCAAGCACCCGCCCGTGGACGAGACCCACGCCGAGCTTTCCCCCGTACGCAAGGTCGTCGCCGTCGTGACCCTGCTCCTGTTCGTCGCGCTGTTCATGCCGTCCCCCTGGGTCGTGTACTGA
- a CDS encoding MBL fold metallo-hydrolase, translating into MSKPQTIAAGVESFAARTPTLPPATHTQSYALGEREVILVEPATPFEDERREWLGWARELESTGRRPIALFLTHHHADHAGGAEFFARELGLPLWAHALTAERLSNVRVDRRLEDGEALTLQGPTPQAWEVLHTPGHAPGHLCLFERRLSMLLVGDMVASEGTILVAPGDGDMRQYLAQLERLEGLGAKVALPAHGGPIHDPGQLFSYYVAHRKMREDKVLGAVRRTPGSSAEELLPLVYDDTPKAAWPWALMSLRAHLDKLISEGVVEDQGERFSAAS; encoded by the coding sequence ATGTCGAAGCCGCAGACCATCGCGGCGGGCGTGGAGTCGTTCGCGGCACGCACGCCGACTCTTCCGCCCGCCACTCACACCCAGAGCTACGCCCTCGGTGAGCGTGAGGTGATCTTGGTGGAGCCGGCCACGCCCTTCGAGGACGAACGGCGCGAGTGGCTCGGCTGGGCTCGAGAGCTCGAGAGCACCGGACGCAGACCGATCGCGTTGTTCCTCACGCACCACCACGCGGATCACGCCGGCGGCGCGGAGTTTTTCGCTCGGGAGCTGGGACTGCCGCTGTGGGCCCACGCCCTGACGGCGGAGCGGCTTTCGAACGTGCGCGTGGATCGCCGGCTCGAAGACGGCGAAGCGCTCACGCTGCAGGGCCCTACTCCGCAAGCATGGGAAGTGCTCCACACTCCGGGCCACGCTCCCGGACACTTGTGCCTGTTCGAGCGACGCCTTTCCATGCTGCTGGTGGGCGACATGGTGGCGAGCGAAGGCACCATCCTGGTGGCCCCGGGCGATGGCGACATGCGGCAGTACCTCGCGCAGCTCGAGCGGCTCGAAGGTCTCGGCGCGAAGGTCGCGCTGCCGGCTCACGGCGGTCCCATCCACGACCCGGGTCAGCTCTTCTCGTACTACGTCGCGCATCGCAAAATGCGGGAAGACAAAGTGCTCGGCGCCGTGCGCCGCACGCCCGGATCGTCGGCCGAGGAGCTCTTGCCGCTGGTGTACGACGACACTCCGAAGGCGGCTTGGCCCTGGGCCCTGATGAGCCTTCGGGCGCATCTCGACAAGCTCATCTCCGAGGGCGTGGTAGAGGACCAGGGCGAGAGGTTCTCCGCCGCATCATGA